A stretch of DNA from Nonlabens ponticola:
TTTTACAATGTTCCTGCACGCCGCAAGTTTTTAAAATCGGACAATGTTGAGTTGCGTAATGTGACTAATGAGTTTCATCGTGTAGCACTAGCGCATCCCAAGATTCATTTCAAATTCTCACATAACGGCAGCGATTTATTCAATCTACCTGCAGGAACTTATCGGCAACGCATTGTCAATGTCATGGGTCATAAGGTGGACGATAAACTTGTTGAGATCAAGGAAGAAACAGAATTGCTCAATATCCATGGATACATAGGTAAACCAGAATATGCTAGAAAAACCAAAGGACTGCAATATTTCTTTGTCAACGATAGATTCATCAAGCACTCTTATCTTCATCATGCAGTTTCTAGCGCTTTTGAAGGATTGTTGTCTCAAGGCTCTAACCCTAGTTATTTTCTATTTCTGGATGTACCGCCAGATAGCGTGGATATCAATATACACCCAACTAAGACAGAGGTAAAGTTTGAGGATGAGCACAGCTTGTATGCGATCATAAGAGCAAGTGTTAAGCATGCCTTAGGACAATTTACCATTAACACTATCGATTTTCAAAAGGATACAGAACTTGATGTACCGTATGAAGTGAGTAGATCTGCTATTAAATCACCTCGTATAGAGGTAGATCCAGATTTTAATCCTTTCAATGATACGGGTTCATCTAGAAAGGTTCATCAACATATTCAAAAACCTGCTGGATCTTGGGAATCGTTGTATGCTGGACTAGATGATACGAGTGTATTGCATGATGAAACTGTGACTAGTCCCAGAAATTCTACTTCATTATTCAATGATGATGTAGAGCAAACGGGCTCCAGTATTTTCCAGTTGCAGCGCAAGTTTATTATTAGCACGCTGCAAAGTGGTTTACTGGTAATCAATCAACATCGAGCGCATGAGCGCGTATTGTACGAGCAATTATTGAGACAGCTTACCGTTCAAAATGGGGTGAGTCAGCAATTGTTATTTCCTGTAAAGATCAATCGATCACCAGATGAGGTTGATATTGTCAAACAATTACAAAGTCAATTAGAGAGCGTAGGGTTCTTATTTGGTATTATTGAAAATAATGTCATAGAAATTCAAGGTTTACCGCTGGACTTGAAAGAACCACAAGTAGAGCCACTACTGGATGTCGTGATAAAGTCAGAGCAAGAACAGGTACCGCAACAGCAAGATGCACAATTGCAGCGCATGGCGGCTCAATTGGCAGGACAAATGGCGATTAAGACAGGTGAGCAATTACGAGTAGAGCAAATGCAGCAAGTCATTGACGAGCTTTTTGCTTGCGAGGAACCAGCGCTATCACCAGCTGGTAAAAAAGTATTTATTACGATTACGGGCGATACGCTCAGTTCAAAATTTGACCATTAATGTTTAGTAATATCACACCTGTAGTACGCAATTTGATCATCTTGAATGTCGTGATGTACATAGGTACCGTTTTTCTCGCGCCACAGCTGTATTATGATTTCAGTTTATGGTTTTTTAAACATCCTGAATTCGATTTCTGGCAAATCTTCTCGCATATGTTTATGCATGATTCGCGCAGTTTCATGCATATCCTTTTTAATATGTATGGTTTGCTATTATTCGGGCCACTGTTGGAACGATGGATGGGATCCAACCGATTTATATTTTTTTATCTCGCTTCAGGAATTGGTGCTTATTTATTAACGACAGGAATAGATTATTTTCAATACGTTCAGACCGTTGCCGAATTAGAATCTAAAGGCTACAGCGCTAATGAAATACCTAATATCCTTTTCACCAAAACCTCACTGGCAGTTCCTATGGTAGGAGCAAGTGGTTGTCTCTTTGGTGTATTGGCAGGGTTTGCTTATTTGTATCCCAATCTAAAGTTGCAATTGCTGTTTATACCAGTACCAATTGCTGCAAAATGGTTGATAGGCGCTTACGTCGCTTATGAAACACTTGCCACCATTGGAATCATTAATTTACAAGACAATATTGGTCATGCAGCACACCTAGGTGGTGCGATATTTGGCTTTATTATGGTATGGTATTGGAAACGTAACGACTACGATCAATATAGAATAGACAACTGATGGATTTTATAGATTCTGTAAAACTTAAATATAAACAGCTTGACGTACTAGGTCAGCTCATTGCCACGGTGGTAGTAGTGAATCTGGTTATATATCTGGCTTCTTTATTGTATCAACCCATCTGGAGTTGGTTTGCGTTGCCCGCTGGCTTCATTGAACCATTATTGCAACCATGGGCTTTTATCACCTATGGGTTCTTGCATGGTGGCATTTTTCATCTATTGATAAACATGTACATCTTGTACATTATGGGTCAGTTTTTACTCAATTTATTTACTGGTAAACAATTACTATCGCTGTTTTGGGCAGGCGTTCTTGCCGGTGGTCTTGCATTTACGGCTGTCAGCGCCATTTTCACCGAATTTTTATTCAATACCCAATTAGTGGGTGCCAGCGCTGGTGTTTTTGCAGTGGTGTTTTTTGTATGCACCTATATGCCTGATCATGAGATACGCCTATTTTTTGTACTCAACGTTAAGCTCAAGTATTTGGCATTAGTGTTTTTAGGTTTTGACCTTATCGCCATTTTCACTGGCGTCAATGCTGGTGGTAGTATCGCTCATTTAGGTGGCGCCGCTTTGGGATATTATGCTGCAACGCGCATGAAAGATGGTATTGATGTATTGACAGGAGTTTCTGCTGCTGGTGATTGGTTAGGTAATTTATTCAAGTCATCTGGTAAGCCTGCCAAAAAATCCAAAATGAAAACCGTTTACAAAAGTGCCAACAAGAAAAAAGCCGCCGGAAATCCAAAAGATCAACAAGCGCGCATTGACGCTATACTTGACAAGATCAGTGCTTCTGGTTATGACAGCTTGAGCCGTGCCGAGAAGGATTTTCTCTTCAAGGCTGGAAAGGAGTAAAGTTGTTTTTTTGTTTACGCTTTCGCGAAAGCGTGATAACAAGAACTTCAACATTTTAGTAATGTCATTAATTCTTGTGCCTTCTTTATTACTGCTAATTTACACGTGGGTCTATACCACCCATCTTAGAATGGCTATAATTATATCCAAAAACGCTTTTAAGTTCACTACCGTCTTCCTTATACGGCTTGTAAAATTTCAAATGATCAATTGTTTCTTCAAAACTTTGGTCAGTCCACTCAAAGTCAATTTTGTAATATTGTTTGATGTCGATAATTTGATTATCAGAATTTAATTGATAAACGTGGCGATAGGGTACTTCTGAAGTTTGAAAGTCGTTCGCAATTTCATTTTCTGCGCTAAAAAATGTCTCGATTATTTTTTGATCAGTATAGTCATATCTTATTATAGGACCGCCGTAGAATCCAGATCCTGCCCAGTCTAATTCGTGTTTATAGTTGTAAAATCTTAATTCTGTAACTCTTCCTTTCTCATCGATCGTTTCTTGTACGTAGGAGATAGAATCAATGCTGTCCACATTCCATTTTTCTAAAATAATATTTGATGCCGTAAAGCTAATTTCATGATACTTCTTACTCTCGTTTTTTTCGCTTTCGCACGAAATGGTCGATAGAATAACAAAGAGCCACATTATTACAGTAGAAGTTCTAAATTTCTTTTTCAAATCTTTCTTTCCTTTAAAACCTAGTCTGCATTCCTTGTGCACCACCAGCCTTGCCATACGGGCTAGGTAGCTGCCATTTGAAGACAACCGCTAGCACGCGCATGGCAATAACGGCAATGGCAGATATAGGAAACACAAATTGCTCTAGCATACCTACTTTCAATAATAAAAAGTAAACGCCACCACCAAAAATACAGGCCGTAGCATACACATTTTTACGGAAGATTACTGGAATCTCATTAACGAGAATATCACGTATCACACCACCAAAACAGGCCGTGATACAACCCAATGTAATACAGATAAATGGATGGAGTCCTGTTTGGATTCCCATTTCGACACCAACGATGGTATAAAGACCTATACCTATGGCGTCAAATAGGAATAAGGTTTTACGCAGCTTGAGTAACCAGGTTCTAAAGATAAAAGTGATTACCACACATATCAATATGGTGTACACTAGGTTCATATTTGTCATCCAGGAAACAGGTTTGACACCTATCAATATGTCGCGCAACGTACCACCACCAGCTGATGTGACAAATGCAATAATCACGATACCAAAGGCATCCAGTCGTTTTGAAAATGCAGCAAGTGCGCCCGAGACTGCAAAGGCGATCGTGCCCAGCAAGTCCATAATTTCTATGATATTCATTTAATTTCCTTGTGTGAGATAAGTGTAATCCTTGAGCAGCGTACGTACAAATTCACCATCGCGCAGCTCTGATTTGATGCCCAATAATTCTTCCAGGCGCAAGCGTAGCAATTTGAGCGCTGCATAATCACGGCTTTGCCCGGCAAGACGATAGATTTCCTTTGCCTCGTTTATTGTGGGATCTGTCAATTGATGTGCGGTAATGAAAGTAGGCTTATAGTCCTCGCGTACTTGTTCAAGTATAGTGTGAGAGATTTTGGTCTTCTTGCGTGTGTCAATGACGATCGTATTTGATGCGATGCCGCCCAATCGTTGGTTTTTATCGGTAAAAATAATTGAGATGATTGCAACTCCAGGTCCAGTAAGCCATAAATCAACTAGCCGCATGATCCAGGTGATAAAATAATCGCTCCACGTGGCAGGTGAGCCGTCAACCTTTACCGTGCGCAACTGTAAAACAAATTTTCCAACCGTTTTACCGTTAAAAATGATGTTGAAGATGAGTGAGTAAAAGGCAATGGGTAAAAACAATAGTTGATACAATCCAATAGAGGTGAATCGGTCTAGAGCATTTTCAAGGTTAGAAAACACATATGCTAGGGCAGATACGTAAACTCCCAAGACGACGAGATCGATCAAAAACGCCAGTATACGATAGCCCAGACTGGCAACTGTGTAGTTGATGTTTACATTTTGGGCAGTATTTACGGCAGTGTTTGACATGCTGTATTTAGTTTTTATCTTTAGCCAAAACTACAAGAATGCGTGAGGCTGCTTTTGTGAAGCAAAATAAAGAAAAATGGATCGCATTTGAGCGCGCGCTGGATGCTAATTCTAACATTGCCGCAGATCGCCTTGCAGATCTTTACATACAGTTAACCAACGACCTCTCGTTTGCACAGACTTACTATCAAGAAAGTAAGACACTGCTGTATCTCAACTCGCTGGCATCACAGGCGCACCAGAAGATTTATAAGAATAAGAAAGAAAGTGGTAATAAGATATGGGACTTTTTCTCCTATGAATTCCCATTGTTTTTCGCAGACCATTTAAAGACCTTAGGATTTGCCTTTTTGATATTTATGGTGGCAGTAGCCATAGGAACGATCAGTACATTAAATGACGATTCTTTCTCGCGATTGATCTTGGGTGATAGTTACGTCAACATGACGCTTGAAAATATACGTGATGGTAATCCTACAGGCGTTTATCAGCAGGATGGTGCGTTTGGGATGTTTATCGCGATCACGGTCAATAATATCAAAGTAGGCATGTTCTGTTTTGCATTGGGTATCCTTACTTCTATAGGGACCAGTTACATTTTGTTTTCAAATGGAATTATGGTTGGAACATTTTTCAGTCTTTTTGCGCTTGAGAATGTAAGTCTAGAATCATGGAGTGTGATCATGTTGCACGGTACCATTGAGCTATCAGTTATTGTAGTATGTGGTGCCGCAGGAATGATCATGGGTAACTCGCTACTGTTTCCTAAAACGTATAGCAGGATTACTTCATTTACTCGTGGTGCAAAAAATGGGCTCAAGGTCATGATGAGTACGGTACCTTTATTTATCATTGCAGGCTTTATCGAGGGCTTTGTAACCAGATATGCGTTCATGCCATCGATTATCAAGTACGCTATTCTCCTTGTGAGCGCGGCAATCATTTTAGGGTATTATGTACTCTACCCTTTATATCTCAAGAAAAAACATGCAACCATACATAGAACCACGGCTTAGAAGAGACTTTGGTGGCGTCATCTCGGCCTTTTTTGAATTTTTAAGAGGAAACCTACGCGGTCTCATCAGTGTGTTTATAGGTTATAATGGGATATTTTTCATCCTGTTTCTCATCAGCGTTTATTTCTTAATAACGGGAATAGTTGATGTAACGATGATCTCGATTACCGGCGGCGACGAGGATACGGCCTTTATTTTAATTGCAGTTTCTCTCATCGCTTTGTTTGGTTTTATCATTTTGGCCTCCATGTTTAATTATGCGCTATCCAGTGCATATGTGTCATTATATGAGCAAGAAAAGGTCAACAATCTAGATCGTAAGAAAGTGTGGAGACTTGCCAAAGGTCATCTGTTCGGTATGTTCTTGTTCATGTTGTGTCTGGTGGTCATTTATTTTATCAACGCGATATTACAAGTCGTATTAGGCTTTATTCCTGTTTTAGGATTATTAGCATCGTTGGTAGTAAGTTTTGGTCTCAATAGCTGGATTAGTATGAGTATTTTTAGCTACGTGCATAATGAGAATCACAACGTTTTTGATGCTTTTGGCGAGGTATGGACGCTTTTATTTTCAGGATTTTGGAAAGCAATTGGCGCCAATTTTATCGTTGGAATTTTACTGCAACTAGGTTTTGCAGCTATGAGCATCGTACCTACTATTTTGTTGGGTACCACCGCATATTTAGTCATTGACTCACCACAGGAATTTGGTGATAACTTGTTTTTACAGATCTTAATCATACTTGTGGTAACTGCATTTTGTGTCATCGTTATGTTTATACAGATGCTGTCACAGATCATGAATGCTTTTCTATATTTCAACCTGCACGAGACAAAGAATAACATCTATTTACGCTCGCGTATTGAAAAATTGGGAACTACCGCATGAAATATATAATGTTCATGTTGATTGTTTTGGGTTCCGCTTTCGCGAAAGCGCAATCACTACAAGATCTAGTGCCACAAATAGAGCAACGTCCTCGACAAATCACTGACACGCTGGATCGTGACTACGACCAAAGAGCCGTTGAGGCACGAGCATTACCAGCCGATCTTGCAGATAATTATACGGGTGCCGATTTTGACTACACAGACACCACAAACGACGTCAACAATGTGTTTGAAGAGTTTTTTGAATGGTTGTTCCAGGGTATTGCATCCATTTTTGGTGTAGAGCTCAGTCCGTTTTGGCTTAAGTTTTTACAATACACGGTATATGTATTATTTGCTGCACTGGCTATTTATTTATTGGTTAGATTACTAGGTAAGGAACAGGCGTCTGG
This window harbors:
- a CDS encoding RDD family protein, yielding MSNTAVNTAQNVNINYTVASLGYRILAFLIDLVVLGVYVSALAYVFSNLENALDRFTSIGLYQLLFLPIAFYSLIFNIIFNGKTVGKFVLQLRTVKVDGSPATWSDYFITWIMRLVDLWLTGPGVAIISIIFTDKNQRLGGIASNTIVIDTRKKTKISHTILEQVREDYKPTFITAHQLTDPTINEAKEIYRLAGQSRDYAALKLLRLRLEELLGIKSELRDGEFVRTLLKDYTYLTQGN
- a CDS encoding rhomboid family intramembrane serine protease, with product MFSNITPVVRNLIILNVVMYIGTVFLAPQLYYDFSLWFFKHPEFDFWQIFSHMFMHDSRSFMHILFNMYGLLLFGPLLERWMGSNRFIFFYLASGIGAYLLTTGIDYFQYVQTVAELESKGYSANEIPNILFTKTSLAVPMVGASGCLFGVLAGFAYLYPNLKLQLLFIPVPIAAKWLIGAYVAYETLATIGIINLQDNIGHAAHLGGAIFGFIMVWYWKRNDYDQYRIDN
- a CDS encoding trimeric intracellular cation channel family protein, whose protein sequence is MNIIEIMDLLGTIAFAVSGALAAFSKRLDAFGIVIIAFVTSAGGGTLRDILIGVKPVSWMTNMNLVYTILICVVITFIFRTWLLKLRKTLFLFDAIGIGLYTIVGVEMGIQTGLHPFICITLGCITACFGGVIRDILVNEIPVIFRKNVYATACIFGGGVYFLLLKVGMLEQFVFPISAIAVIAMRVLAVVFKWQLPSPYGKAGGAQGMQTRF
- a CDS encoding stage II sporulation protein M, which translates into the protein MREAAFVKQNKEKWIAFERALDANSNIAADRLADLYIQLTNDLSFAQTYYQESKTLLYLNSLASQAHQKIYKNKKESGNKIWDFFSYEFPLFFADHLKTLGFAFLIFMVAVAIGTISTLNDDSFSRLILGDSYVNMTLENIRDGNPTGVYQQDGAFGMFIAITVNNIKVGMFCFALGILTSIGTSYILFSNGIMVGTFFSLFALENVSLESWSVIMLHGTIELSVIVVCGAAGMIMGNSLLFPKTYSRITSFTRGAKNGLKVMMSTVPLFIIAGFIEGFVTRYAFMPSIIKYAILLVSAAIILGYYVLYPLYLKKKHATIHRTTA
- a CDS encoding rhomboid family intramembrane serine protease is translated as MDFIDSVKLKYKQLDVLGQLIATVVVVNLVIYLASLLYQPIWSWFALPAGFIEPLLQPWAFITYGFLHGGIFHLLINMYILYIMGQFLLNLFTGKQLLSLFWAGVLAGGLAFTAVSAIFTEFLFNTQLVGASAGVFAVVFFVCTYMPDHEIRLFFVLNVKLKYLALVFLGFDLIAIFTGVNAGGSIAHLGGAALGYYAATRMKDGIDVLTGVSAAGDWLGNLFKSSGKPAKKSKMKTVYKSANKKKAAGNPKDQQARIDAILDKISASGYDSLSRAEKDFLFKAGKE
- the mutL gene encoding DNA mismatch repair endonuclease MutL, with translation MSDIIRLLPDHVANQIAAGEVVQRPASVVKELLENAIDADAREISLIVKDSGKTLIQVIDDGKGMSTMDARMAFERHATSKIQSADELFNLSTKGFRGEALASVAAVSHVTIKTKRPEDDLGTTISIEGSKVIAQEPAVAPVGTTVSVRNLFYNVPARRKFLKSDNVELRNVTNEFHRVALAHPKIHFKFSHNGSDLFNLPAGTYRQRIVNVMGHKVDDKLVEIKEETELLNIHGYIGKPEYARKTKGLQYFFVNDRFIKHSYLHHAVSSAFEGLLSQGSNPSYFLFLDVPPDSVDINIHPTKTEVKFEDEHSLYAIIRASVKHALGQFTINTIDFQKDTELDVPYEVSRSAIKSPRIEVDPDFNPFNDTGSSRKVHQHIQKPAGSWESLYAGLDDTSVLHDETVTSPRNSTSLFNDDVEQTGSSIFQLQRKFIISTLQSGLLVINQHRAHERVLYEQLLRQLTVQNGVSQQLLFPVKINRSPDEVDIVKQLQSQLESVGFLFGIIENNVIEIQGLPLDLKEPQVEPLLDVVIKSEQEQVPQQQDAQLQRMAAQLAGQMAIKTGEQLRVEQMQQVIDELFACEEPALSPAGKKVFITITGDTLSSKFDH